A section of the Kribbella sp. HUAS MG21 genome encodes:
- a CDS encoding CBS domain-containing protein, whose amino-acid sequence MTTARDLMTPGAECVGENESLTDAARKMRDLDVGALPICGEDNRLKGMLTDRDIVVKCVADGGDPNKTTAGAFAQGKPVTIGADDSIEEALRTMEEHQVRRLPVIDGHDLVGMLAQADVVQAAPGRAGRTVSEISESK is encoded by the coding sequence ATGACAACCGCACGCGATCTGATGACGCCGGGTGCCGAGTGCGTGGGTGAGAACGAGAGCCTCACCGACGCCGCCCGGAAGATGCGCGACCTCGACGTCGGCGCGCTGCCGATCTGCGGTGAGGACAACCGGCTGAAGGGCATGCTGACCGACCGCGACATCGTCGTGAAGTGCGTCGCCGACGGCGGTGACCCGAACAAGACCACCGCCGGCGCCTTCGCCCAGGGCAAGCCGGTGACGATCGGCGCCGACGACTCGATCGAGGAGGCGCTGCGGACGATGGAGGAGCACCAGGTACGGCGGCTTCCGGTGATCGACGGCCACGACCTCGTGGGCATGCTCGCCCAGGCGGACGTCGTGCAGGCGGCCCCGGGCCGCGCGGGCCGTACGGTCAGCGAGATCTCCGAGTCCAAGTAG
- a CDS encoding VOC family protein, which yields MPTTTPTTTARPQEVGDLRLATVCVNATDLDRAADFWSAALGYRRPARIGDGDQFARLDDPAGAGPAVLLQRADGIPATPTPVHLDLYTADRDRHIERLVGLGATRAEDWPYPERHDFVVLRDTEGNEFCVIAVDG from the coding sequence ATGCCGACGACAACACCGACTACAACAGCACGTCCCCAGGAGGTCGGCGACCTCCGACTGGCCACGGTCTGCGTGAACGCGACGGACCTCGATCGAGCGGCCGACTTCTGGTCGGCGGCGCTCGGTTACCGGCGCCCGGCGCGGATCGGCGACGGCGACCAGTTCGCCCGGCTGGACGATCCGGCCGGCGCCGGGCCCGCCGTACTGCTGCAGCGGGCGGACGGTATCCCCGCCACGCCGACGCCGGTTCATCTGGACCTCTACACCGCCGACCGCGACCGCCACATCGAGCGCCTTGTCGGGCTCGGAGCCACCCGCGCCGAGGACTGGCCGTACCCCGAGCGCCACGATTTCGTCGTACTGCGGGACACCGAGGGCAACGAGTTCTGCGTCATCGCGGTCGACGGCTGA
- a CDS encoding GAF and ANTAR domain-containing protein, with amino-acid sequence MHEAEGVEETVQAVVDFALQALNCEYAGVALHAAGGRPEVPAVTDPTVAEIYHFQMAAGDGPLVQCLRERTTVLVPDTFEEKRWPEWAEKVRGLGVRSVLDVPLWTGSGTVGVLGLYGKSIDVFGPDEEAIAYILARHAAVAVATARREENLRVAVDARKLVGQAMGILMERYNLNGDQAFQVLRRYSQDTNTKLREVAQELIDSRRLPRV; translated from the coding sequence GACTTCGCGCTCCAGGCGCTCAACTGCGAGTACGCCGGTGTCGCGCTGCACGCCGCGGGCGGGCGTCCCGAGGTCCCCGCCGTGACCGATCCGACCGTGGCCGAGATCTACCATTTCCAGATGGCCGCCGGCGACGGGCCGCTGGTGCAGTGCCTGCGGGAGCGGACGACAGTCCTGGTCCCGGACACCTTCGAGGAGAAGCGCTGGCCGGAATGGGCCGAGAAGGTTCGCGGGCTCGGTGTACGCAGCGTGCTCGACGTGCCGCTGTGGACCGGGTCGGGCACGGTCGGCGTCCTCGGGCTGTACGGCAAGAGCATCGACGTCTTCGGGCCGGACGAGGAGGCGATCGCGTACATCCTGGCGCGGCACGCCGCGGTGGCGGTCGCGACCGCGCGCCGCGAGGAGAACCTGCGCGTCGCGGTCGACGCGCGGAAGCTGGTCGGGCAGGCGATGGGCATCCTGATGGAGCGCTACAACCTGAACGGCGACCAAGCGTTCCAGGTGCTCCGGCGCTATTCGCAGGACACCAACACGAAGCTCCGTGAGGTCGCCCAGGAGCTCATCGACAGCCGCCGCCTGCCGCGGGTCTGA